One genomic region from Amycolatopsis sp. FBCC-B4732 encodes:
- the gabT gene encoding 4-aminobutyrate--2-oxoglutarate transaminase, which produces MTASTTAEPQAPAPRQRRLRTEIPGPVSRELQERRANAVAAGVSSVLPVYVTSASGGLLTDADGNVLIDFGSGIAVTNVGHSAPAVVDRVRKQACWFTHTCFMVTPYEGYVEVCEALAELTPGDHAKKSVLFNSGAEAVENAVKIARTATGRQAVVVFDHAYHGRTNLTMGMTAKSVPYKHGFGPFAPEVYRVPGSYPYRDGLSGPEAAALAIDRIEKQIGGDQVAAVVLEPIQGEGGFIEPARGFLPAISAWCRENGVVFVADEVQTGFCRTGSWFASTDEDVVPDLIATAKGIAGGLPLSAVTGRAELLDVVAAGGLGGTYGGNPIACAAALGSIETMKNEDLASSAKRIEGVVLPRLRALATETGVIGDVRGRGAMLAAEFVRPGTTEPDADLTKRVAAACHRAGVVVLTCGTYGNVVRLLPPLSLSNDLLDEGLSVLEHAVRTEALA; this is translated from the coding sequence GTGACCGCAAGCACCACCGCCGAGCCGCAGGCCCCGGCGCCCCGGCAGCGCAGGCTGCGCACCGAGATCCCCGGCCCCGTCTCGCGCGAGCTGCAGGAGCGCCGAGCGAACGCCGTCGCCGCCGGGGTCAGCTCGGTGCTGCCCGTCTACGTCACTTCCGCCAGCGGCGGGCTGCTCACCGACGCCGACGGCAACGTCCTGATCGACTTCGGCTCCGGCATCGCGGTGACCAACGTCGGGCACTCCGCGCCGGCCGTCGTCGACCGCGTCCGCAAGCAGGCGTGCTGGTTCACCCACACCTGTTTCATGGTCACGCCGTACGAAGGGTATGTCGAGGTCTGCGAGGCACTGGCCGAGCTGACGCCGGGCGACCACGCGAAGAAGTCCGTGCTGTTCAACTCCGGCGCCGAAGCCGTCGAGAACGCCGTGAAGATCGCGCGCACGGCGACCGGGCGCCAGGCCGTCGTCGTGTTCGACCACGCCTACCACGGCCGCACCAACCTGACGATGGGCATGACCGCGAAATCGGTGCCCTACAAGCACGGCTTCGGCCCGTTCGCGCCCGAGGTCTACCGCGTGCCGGGCTCCTACCCCTACCGCGACGGCCTGTCCGGCCCCGAAGCGGCCGCGCTGGCCATCGACCGGATCGAGAAGCAGATCGGCGGCGACCAGGTCGCCGCGGTGGTCCTCGAGCCGATCCAGGGCGAGGGCGGGTTCATCGAGCCCGCGCGCGGCTTCCTGCCCGCGATTTCCGCGTGGTGCCGCGAAAACGGCGTCGTGTTCGTCGCCGACGAGGTCCAGACCGGCTTCTGCCGCACCGGTTCCTGGTTCGCCTCCACCGACGAGGACGTCGTGCCGGACCTGATCGCGACGGCGAAGGGCATCGCGGGCGGCCTGCCGCTGTCCGCCGTCACCGGCCGCGCGGAACTCCTGGATGTGGTGGCGGCTGGCGGTTTGGGGGGCACCTACGGCGGCAACCCCATCGCCTGCGCCGCCGCGCTCGGCTCGATCGAGACGATGAAGAACGAGGACTTGGCTTCGTCGGCGAAGCGCATCGAAGGCGTTGTGCTGCCTCGGCTGCGTGCGCTGGCCACCGAGACCGGTGTCATCGGCGACGTCCGCGGGCGCGGCGCGATGCTGGCCGCGGAGTTCGTGCGCCCGGGGACCACCGAACCCGACGCCGACCTGACCAAGCGCGTCGCGGCGGCCTGCCACCGGGCCGGCGTGGTGGTGCTGACCTGCGGCACCTACGGCAACGTCGTCCGGCTGCTGCCGCCGTTGTCCCTGTCCAACGACCTGCTCGACGAGGGCCTCTCGGTCCTCGAGCACGCTGTCCGCACGGAGGCTCTCGCATGA
- a CDS encoding aldehyde dehydrogenase family protein yields MTFPFWVAGKPVTGGSTADVRHSYDGSSAGSHFVPSASDVEAAVQAAHDVADEFATLPAHVRAGALDHVSRALGERSEEIAALITAESGKPLKWARGEVGRAVSTFRWAAEEARRFSGELQRLDTDPGGTGRIALVRRVSRGPVLGITPFNFPLNLVAHKVAPAIAVGAPIVLKPAPATPLTALLLGEILAETDLPVGSWSILPVDNETSSRLVEDPRLPVVSFTGSVPVGWAIRDRVPRKHVALELGGNGAVLVCPDWTDLDFAAQRIATFAMYQAGQSCISVQRVYAHDSVFDALAAKVLEQVEALRTGDPRADGVDVGPLITTDAASRVESWVSAAVEAGGRLLTGGGRSGATVEPTVLADVPEDASVMAEEVFGPVVSLVRVASVADGVSRINASRFGLQAGVFTRDLPTAFEVSAALKVGGVLVGDVPSFRADQMPYGGVKDSGVGREGPASAMADFTEERVTVLTGLTL; encoded by the coding sequence ATGACTTTCCCGTTCTGGGTCGCCGGAAAGCCGGTGACCGGCGGCTCGACCGCCGACGTCCGGCACTCCTACGACGGTTCCTCCGCGGGCTCGCACTTCGTGCCTTCCGCCTCGGACGTCGAGGCCGCGGTGCAGGCCGCGCACGACGTCGCCGACGAATTCGCGACGCTGCCCGCGCACGTCCGCGCCGGCGCGCTGGACCACGTGTCCCGCGCGCTGGGCGAGCGGTCCGAAGAGATCGCCGCGTTGATCACGGCGGAATCCGGCAAGCCGCTGAAGTGGGCACGCGGCGAGGTCGGCCGCGCGGTCTCGACGTTCCGCTGGGCCGCGGAGGAAGCGCGCCGGTTCTCGGGCGAGCTGCAGCGCCTCGACACCGACCCGGGCGGCACCGGCCGGATCGCCCTGGTGCGGCGGGTGTCCCGCGGCCCGGTGCTCGGCATCACGCCGTTCAACTTCCCGCTCAACCTGGTGGCGCACAAGGTGGCGCCGGCGATCGCGGTCGGTGCGCCGATCGTGCTCAAGCCCGCGCCCGCCACGCCGCTGACCGCGTTGCTGCTGGGCGAGATCCTGGCGGAGACGGACCTGCCGGTGGGGTCGTGGTCGATCCTGCCGGTGGACAACGAGACGTCGTCGCGGCTGGTCGAGGACCCGCGGCTGCCGGTGGTGTCGTTCACCGGCTCGGTCCCGGTCGGCTGGGCCATCCGCGACCGCGTCCCGCGCAAGCACGTGGCGCTGGAACTCGGCGGCAACGGCGCGGTCCTCGTCTGTCCGGATTGGACGGACCTCGACTTCGCGGCGCAGCGGATCGCCACGTTCGCGATGTACCAGGCCGGCCAGTCCTGCATCTCGGTGCAGCGCGTCTACGCGCACGACTCGGTGTTCGACGCGCTGGCCGCGAAGGTGCTCGAGCAGGTCGAGGCGCTGCGGACCGGCGACCCGCGCGCCGACGGCGTCGACGTCGGCCCGCTGATCACCACCGACGCGGCTTCGCGCGTCGAATCGTGGGTGTCGGCCGCGGTGGAGGCGGGCGGCCGCCTGCTCACCGGCGGCGGGCGGTCGGGCGCGACGGTCGAGCCGACCGTCCTGGCGGACGTCCCGGAGGACGCGTCGGTGATGGCCGAGGAGGTGTTCGGGCCGGTGGTTTCGCTGGTCCGGGTGGCTTCGGTCGCCGACGGCGTGTCCCGGATCAACGCCTCGCGCTTCGGCTTGCAGGCGGGCGTGTTCACGCGCGACCTCCCGACGGCGTTCGAGGTGTCGGCGGCGCTGAAGGTCGGCGGCGTGCTCGTCGGCGACGTCCCGAGCTTCCGCGCGGACCAGATGCCCTACGGCGGCGTGAAGGACTCCGGCGTCGGCCGCGAGGGCCCGGCGTCGGCGATGGCGGACTTCACCGAGGAGCGGGTGACCGTCCTGACCGGACTGACGCTCTGA
- a CDS encoding MBL fold metallo-hydrolase, whose protein sequence is MLNEVAEGVWVRQSTWVWSNTTVIRADDGLLVVDPGIEGAELDELADDLDRLGAPVVAGFCTHPHWDHLLWHPRFGDVPRYATAACARMAGEVRERAQAMAAETATGVPLDVIALLTPLPADGNPVPGEVVEHDAHAVGHAALLLADRGVLLAGDMLSDVLIPLLDPRRSGQQAAYEAALDVLEKAAEHVDVLIPGHGAVATGPEIAARFATDRAYLEALGRGEEPEDERWGKRR, encoded by the coding sequence ATGCTGAACGAAGTGGCCGAGGGTGTCTGGGTGCGGCAGAGCACCTGGGTCTGGAGCAACACCACCGTGATCCGCGCCGACGACGGCCTGCTCGTGGTCGACCCCGGCATCGAGGGCGCCGAGCTGGACGAGCTCGCCGACGACCTCGACCGGCTCGGCGCGCCCGTGGTCGCCGGGTTCTGCACGCACCCCCACTGGGACCACCTGCTCTGGCACCCCCGCTTCGGCGACGTCCCCCGCTACGCCACCGCCGCCTGCGCCCGGATGGCCGGGGAAGTGCGGGAACGGGCGCAGGCCATGGCCGCCGAGACCGCGACCGGTGTCCCGCTCGACGTCATCGCGCTCCTCACCCCGCTGCCGGCCGACGGCAACCCCGTCCCGGGTGAGGTCGTCGAGCACGACGCGCACGCCGTCGGGCACGCCGCGCTCCTGCTCGCGGACCGCGGCGTGCTGCTCGCCGGGGACATGCTCTCCGACGTCCTGATCCCGCTCCTCGACCCCCGCCGCTCCGGTCAGCAGGCCGCCTACGAGGCCGCGCTCGACGTGCTCGAAAAGGCCGCCGAGCACGTCGACGTCCTGATCCCCGGTCACGGGGCCGTCGCCACGGGACCGGAGATCGCGGCCCGCTTCGCCACCGACCGCGCCTACCTCGAAGCGCTCGGGCGGGGCGAGGAACCGGAGGACGAGCGGTGGGGGAAGCGCCGGTAG
- a CDS encoding helical backbone metal receptor, translating to MTHLVDDLGEPVPLSGPAARVVSLVPSLTEALEVSAPGRLAGATDYCTHPSTLDVPRVGGSKYPKLDRVLDLAPDLVLANSEENRPEDVERLRANGIPVWVMAAAASVPAALGSLRRILTQACELDEPEWLVAAEEVWRETAPVRFHAVVPVWRKPWIVLGRDTFGGDVLRRVGVANVYAGSGERYPRPDVEELRAHLRADADLLVLPDEPYLFTEEDGPDHFPDARYVLVSGRHLTWYGPSLVEAHAALTAALGQG from the coding sequence ATGACCCACCTCGTCGACGACCTCGGGGAGCCGGTCCCGCTGTCCGGTCCGGCCGCACGCGTGGTTTCGCTCGTGCCGTCGCTGACCGAAGCGCTCGAAGTGAGCGCGCCCGGACGCCTGGCGGGCGCCACCGACTACTGCACGCACCCGTCCACTTTGGACGTGCCGAGGGTGGGCGGGTCGAAGTACCCGAAGCTCGACCGGGTCCTGGACCTGGCGCCCGACCTCGTGCTGGCGAACTCGGAGGAGAACCGCCCGGAGGACGTGGAACGCCTGCGCGCCAACGGGATCCCGGTCTGGGTGATGGCCGCGGCGGCGTCCGTGCCCGCCGCGCTGGGCTCGCTGCGCCGGATCCTCACCCAGGCGTGCGAGCTGGACGAACCGGAGTGGCTGGTCGCGGCGGAGGAGGTCTGGCGCGAGACCGCGCCGGTGCGGTTCCACGCGGTGGTCCCGGTCTGGCGCAAACCGTGGATCGTCCTGGGCCGCGACACCTTCGGCGGCGACGTCCTGCGCCGGGTGGGGGTGGCGAACGTGTATGCGGGTTCCGGCGAGCGCTACCCGCGGCCGGACGTGGAGGAGCTGCGGGCGCACTTGAGGGCGGACGCCGATCTGCTGGTGCTGCCGGACGAGCCGTACTTGTTCACGGAGGAGGACGGTCCGGACCACTTCCCGGACGCGCGGTACGTGCTGGTCTCGGGGCGGCACTTGACTTGGTACGGACCTTCGCTGGTGGAGGCGCACGCCGCGTTGACGGCTGCGCTGGGTCAAGGCTAA
- a CDS encoding RNB domain-containing ribonuclease, which translates to MIRTHSAGGDFGPLRAEFSLPESFGPDVLAEAEAAVLDPLAEPREDATDLPFVTIDPPGSKDLDQAMVVEKTTRGFRVHYAIADLAAFVPPGGALDREARLRGQTLYLPDGNVPLHPPVLSEGAASLLPGEVRPAVLWTIETDDAGELTSTRVRRALVRSTEQFDYETVQAALDAGHPHPSVAALPELGRRRRELAVRRGAVELQLPEQEISGNPDGGWVLARRPRTVVDAWNAEISLLTGMAAARIMIDARVGVLRTLPDPEPEAVDWLRRSADALGIAWAPEATVSEFLSRLDPGQPASMALYADTTRLLRGAGYTAFDGELPALTTHAGIGGAYAHVTAPIRRLVDRFATEICLAVSAGREVPAWVRAALADVPERMSASDTLAAKVERACIDQVEAWVLAEHVGGEFSAVVLRADENKAEILVEDPTVMAKCAGEKLTAGERIGVRLTAVDVEQRKVSFERA; encoded by the coding sequence GTGATCAGGACACACTCGGCGGGCGGGGACTTCGGGCCCCTGCGCGCCGAGTTTTCGCTGCCGGAGTCGTTCGGGCCCGACGTGCTGGCCGAAGCGGAGGCGGCGGTCCTCGACCCGCTGGCCGAGCCTCGCGAAGACGCGACCGACCTGCCGTTCGTCACCATCGATCCGCCCGGTTCCAAGGACCTGGACCAGGCGATGGTCGTCGAAAAGACCACGCGCGGCTTCCGCGTGCACTACGCGATCGCCGACCTCGCCGCGTTCGTCCCGCCCGGCGGCGCGCTCGACCGCGAAGCGCGCCTGCGCGGGCAGACGCTCTACCTGCCCGACGGCAACGTCCCGCTGCACCCGCCGGTGCTGTCCGAAGGCGCCGCGAGCCTGTTGCCCGGCGAGGTCCGGCCCGCGGTGCTCTGGACCATCGAGACCGACGACGCCGGCGAGCTGACGTCCACCCGGGTGCGCCGCGCGCTGGTCCGGTCCACCGAGCAGTTCGACTACGAGACGGTGCAGGCCGCGCTCGACGCCGGTCACCCGCACCCGTCCGTGGCGGCGCTGCCCGAGCTCGGCCGGCGGCGGCGCGAGCTGGCCGTGCGCCGCGGCGCGGTCGAGCTGCAGCTGCCGGAGCAGGAGATCAGCGGCAACCCGGACGGCGGCTGGGTGCTCGCGCGCCGGCCGCGGACGGTCGTCGACGCCTGGAACGCCGAGATCTCGCTGCTCACCGGGATGGCCGCGGCGCGGATCATGATCGACGCGCGGGTCGGCGTCCTGCGCACGCTGCCCGACCCGGAACCCGAGGCCGTCGACTGGCTGCGCCGCTCGGCCGACGCGCTGGGCATCGCCTGGGCGCCGGAAGCGACCGTCTCGGAGTTCCTGTCCCGATTGGATCCCGGGCAGCCGGCCTCGATGGCGCTCTACGCCGACACGACGCGGCTGCTGCGCGGCGCCGGCTACACGGCGTTCGACGGCGAACTGCCGGCGCTGACGACGCACGCGGGCATCGGCGGCGCGTACGCGCACGTGACGGCCCCGATCCGGCGGCTGGTGGACCGCTTCGCGACGGAGATCTGCCTCGCCGTTTCGGCGGGGCGCGAGGTCCCGGCGTGGGTGCGCGCGGCGCTGGCGGACGTGCCGGAGCGGATGAGCGCGTCGGACACGCTCGCCGCGAAGGTCGAGCGGGCGTGCATCGACCAGGTCGAGGCGTGGGTGCTGGCCGAGCACGTCGGCGGCGAGTTCAGCGCGGTGGTGCTGCGCGCGGACGAGAACAAGGCGGAGATCCTCGTCGAAGACCCGACGGTGATGGCGAAGTGCGCGGGCGAGAAGCTGACCGCGGGGGAGCGGATCGGCGTCCGGCTGACCGCGGTGGACGTCGAGCAGCGGAAGGTGTCGTTCGAACGCGCATGA
- a CDS encoding AAA family ATPase: MKIAFVGKGGSGKTTLSSLFVAYLADAGLPVLAIDADINQHLAVALGATEEEALAWPTLGDNMALIKDYLRGDNPRIPDAASMIKTTPPGRGSRLVRPFEDNPVFATCFRQLGGVRLGVTGQFDEDDLGVKCYHSKVGAAELLLNHLVDVDGEYVVMDMTAGADAFASGLFTRFDVTFLVCEPTIRSVGVYRQYADYARDFGVRLVVVGNKVTDAEDVEFLQDQVGDALLGWLSASGHVRAAERGATRPITELEPRNLSTLRSMQATVDAEHRDWARYQRQAVEFHLRNARAWAGADLAAQVDPEFVLGPRLPV, encoded by the coding sequence GTGAAGATCGCGTTCGTCGGCAAGGGCGGCAGCGGCAAGACCACGCTCTCGTCACTGTTCGTCGCGTACCTCGCCGACGCCGGCCTGCCGGTGCTGGCGATCGACGCCGACATCAACCAGCACCTGGCGGTCGCGCTCGGCGCGACCGAGGAAGAAGCACTGGCCTGGCCGACGCTCGGGGACAACATGGCCCTGATCAAGGACTACCTGCGCGGCGACAACCCGCGCATCCCCGACGCGGCGTCGATGATCAAGACGACCCCGCCGGGCCGCGGCTCCCGCCTGGTCCGGCCGTTCGAGGACAACCCGGTGTTCGCGACGTGCTTCCGGCAGCTGGGCGGCGTCCGGCTGGGCGTCACGGGCCAGTTCGACGAGGACGACCTGGGCGTCAAGTGCTACCACTCGAAGGTGGGAGCCGCGGAGCTGCTGCTGAACCACCTCGTCGACGTCGACGGCGAGTACGTCGTGATGGACATGACGGCGGGCGCGGACGCGTTCGCATCAGGGTTGTTCACGCGGTTCGACGTGACGTTCCTGGTGTGCGAGCCGACGATCCGCAGCGTGGGCGTGTACCGCCAGTACGCGGACTACGCGCGCGACTTCGGCGTCCGGCTCGTGGTGGTGGGCAACAAGGTCACGGACGCGGAGGACGTCGAGTTCCTGCAGGACCAGGTCGGCGACGCCCTGCTGGGCTGGCTGTCGGCGTCCGGCCACGTCCGCGCGGCGGAGCGCGGCGCGACCCGCCCGATCACGGAGCTGGAGCCCCGGAACCTCTCGACGCTGCGTTCGATGCAGGCGACGGTGGACGCGGAGCACCGCGACTGGGCCCGCTACCAGCGTCAAGCGGTCGAGTTCCACCTGCGCAACGCCCGTGCCTGGGCAGGCGCCGACCTGGCCGCGCAGGTGGACCCGGAGTTCGTCCTGGGACCGCGGCTGCCGGTCTAG